The following are from one region of the Salmo salar chromosome ssa27, Ssal_v3.1, whole genome shotgun sequence genome:
- the si:ch211-13c6.2 gene encoding uncharacterized protein si:ch211-13c6.2 isoform X2, with the protein MVNHLIGRRHRQNYLDTKRKDLVTWDSTNALAQSGKALRAKAEIVERENGQGSPKPLKKKQNVGKLNISRVPPKERGAKNQPKPTLSHPSDMRREGHLHPGRMDFPDEEYHHRGGRPEDDLYRPPFHEDDPYLLSGAVREVYLRGGDPSLRGYEEDEFRRAGYYEDDLRRREFMEDDLRRRDHYLEEQIHGQDYLEDMRRREFFEEGVTRPGHQEEIPHRHAYPEEPPRWSVYPENDPLKQFYSDEVLRRTFHAAEASKEWAFREDETPHGRSYPHVPAYPQEFPPERAYPDKAPLCFEHDHGRAAHGPSVHEDPYSEDPRRSGYLEEAQRRAYPEEQHGPAYPEGNPHRLSLDRDPNGGDYPKGPDGQGAADEDLRSLDDGTQPMDLESEGSEENLFELVETIHQEGRGPQHPETKRGRICLNLSRPPGMRGTPQRPAEGGRVRTEIPEPFRRFLEGATDDHKSPGKRKRKSRFSDATEQEPDVLKFMQADDNRRSEPFAKPQGAYQGVAGSRPMAEATPETGNVLDVLNNIQVENVEEANFLKDKLCNLLKEFQDKKSEKTAVMPAYKSLHPTVISKEYNHMSEDHLENPRDDYERNYREVQEERYYEGHPPRHSKERSQEHYTPETLQDPYRDTDMRMERRAQYEEVFGHVEMYSQSHARPEGPMAYPHEGYHGPMYPHDYPPPGDLYNPFNPAPPIHWERGYRMGVPQSTSLDKITSTLLELVARKK; encoded by the exons ATGGTCAATCATTTAATTGGTCGCAGACATCGACAGAATTACCTG GATACGAAAAGGAAAGACTTGGTGACATGGGACAGTACCAATGCCCTGGCTCAATCAGGGAAGGCTTTACGAGCCAAGGCGGAGATTGTGGAAAGAGAGAATGGGCAAGGAAGTCCAAAG CCTTTGAAGAAAAAACAAAATGTGGGCAAATTGAACATTTCCAGAG TTCCCCCGAAAGAAAGAGGGGCCAAGAATCAGCCAAAACCAACACTTTCTCATCCATCAGACATGAGGCGGGAAGGACACCTGCATCCAGGGAGGATGGATTTCCCGGACGAGGAGTACCACCACAGAGGAGGCCGTCCTGAAGATGATCTATATAGACCTCCCTTCCATGAAGACGATCCTTACTTATTGTCCGGGGCGGTTCGAGAGGTCTACCTGAGGGGAGGAGACCCCAGTCTGCGTGGTTATGAGGAAGACGAGTTTCGTAGAGCAGGCTATTATGAAGATGACCTTCGTAGACGGGAGTTTATGGAGGATGATCTTCGTAGAAGGGATCACTACCTTGAAGAACAAATCCATGGTCAGGATTATTTGGAGGACATGCGTAGACGAGAGTTCTTTGAGGAGGGCGTTACAAGGCCAGGCCACCAAGAGGAAATCCCTCATCGCCACGCATACCCTGAAGAACCTCCACGTTGGAGTGTCTACCCGGAGAATGATCCCCTCAAACAGTTCTATTCTGATGAGGTTCTCCGTAGAACATTTCATGCTGCTGAAGCTTCTAAGGAGTGGGCCTTTCGAGAAGATGAAACACCACATGGGAGGAGCTATCCTCATGTCCCGGCCTATCCGCAGGAATTTCCTCCTGAACGTGCCTATCCTGACAAAGCTCCTCTCTGCTTTGAACACGACCATGGAAGGGCAGCCCACGGACCATCTGTACATGAAGACCCTTACTCCGAGGATCCCCGTAGAAGTGGATACCTTGAGGAGGCGCAACGCAGGGCGTACCCTGAGGAACAACATGGGCCAGCCTATCCAGAAGGCAACCCTCATAGGCTATCTCTCGACAGGGATCCAAACGGCGGTGACTACCCTAAGGGGCCAGATGGGCAAGGAGCTGCTGACGAAGACTTGAGGTCCCTAGATGACGGGACTCAACCAATGGACTTAGAGAGTGAAGGCAGCGAGGAGAATTTGTTTGAACTTGTCGAGACCATTCATCAGGAGGGGAGGGGTCCGCAGCATCCAGAGACAAAGCGAGGGAGAATTTGTTTGAACTTGTCGAGACCACCAGGCATGAGGGGGACTCCTCAGAGGCCagcagagggaggcagagtgagAACAGAGATCCCCGAACCTTTCCGGCGCTTCCTGGAAGGAGCCACAGATGACCACAAGAGCCCCGGGAAACGGAAGAGAAAGAGCAGGTTCTCCGATGCCACAGAACAGGAGCCGGATGTGTTGAAGTTCAT GCAAGCTGATGACAATAGAAGGTCAGAACCTTTTGCCAAGCCACAG GGTGCTTATCAAGGAGTAGCAGGCTCCAGACCGATGGCAGAGGCAACTCCAGAAACTGGGAATGTTTTGGATGTACTG AATAACATACAGGTTGAGAATGTGGAAGAGGCCAACTTCCTGAAGGACAAGCTGTGTAACCTTCTGAAAGAGTTCCAAGACAAAAAATCTGAGAAGACGGCGGTAATGCCTGCG TACAAAAGCCTACATCCAACAGTAATTTCCAAAGAATATAATCACATGAGTGAGGATCACCTGGAAAATCCCAGAGACGACTATGAAAGAAACTACAGAGAAGTGCAAGAGGAGAGATATTACGAAGGCCATCCTCCCAGACACTCAAAGGAACGCTCACAGGAGCACTACACTCCAGAGACCCTACAGGACCCTTACAGAGACACGGACatgagaatggagaggagagctcAATATGAAG AGGTCTTTGGGCATGTTGAGATGTACTCACAATCTCATGCTCGTCCAGAGGGGCCGATGGCATACCCCCACGAGGGGTATCATGGGCCGATGTACCCTCATGATTACCCACCTCCAGGAGATCTTTACAATCCATTCAATCCTGCACCCCCAATACACTGGGAGCGGGGGTACAGGATGGGTGTCCCTCAGTCCACCAGCCTAGACAAAATCACCTCCACTCTCCTGGAGCTTGTGGCAAGGAAAAAGTGA
- the si:ch211-13c6.2 gene encoding uncharacterized protein si:ch211-13c6.2 isoform X1 — protein sequence MEGLETTYEDCNSEDYIDCDVCKRSIRGETLYKIHRTTVLHLKKEDHLVSTGRVTRDHELPDFTDIKHYLKYLKLDEPIIGLSLLAEVEPVSHDRQPGPRYICRLCDLEASLPNMVNHLIGRRHRQNYLDTKRKDLVTWDSTNALAQSGKALRAKAEIVERENGQGSPKPLKKKQNVGKLNISRVPPKERGAKNQPKPTLSHPSDMRREGHLHPGRMDFPDEEYHHRGGRPEDDLYRPPFHEDDPYLLSGAVREVYLRGGDPSLRGYEEDEFRRAGYYEDDLRRREFMEDDLRRRDHYLEEQIHGQDYLEDMRRREFFEEGVTRPGHQEEIPHRHAYPEEPPRWSVYPENDPLKQFYSDEVLRRTFHAAEASKEWAFREDETPHGRSYPHVPAYPQEFPPERAYPDKAPLCFEHDHGRAAHGPSVHEDPYSEDPRRSGYLEEAQRRAYPEEQHGPAYPEGNPHRLSLDRDPNGGDYPKGPDGQGAADEDLRSLDDGTQPMDLESEGSEENLFELVETIHQEGRGPQHPETKRGRICLNLSRPPGMRGTPQRPAEGGRVRTEIPEPFRRFLEGATDDHKSPGKRKRKSRFSDATEQEPDVLKFMQADDNRRSEPFAKPQGAYQGVAGSRPMAEATPETGNVLDVLNNIQVENVEEANFLKDKLCNLLKEFQDKKSEKTAVMPAYKSLHPTVISKEYNHMSEDHLENPRDDYERNYREVQEERYYEGHPPRHSKERSQEHYTPETLQDPYRDTDMRMERRAQYEEVFGHVEMYSQSHARPEGPMAYPHEGYHGPMYPHDYPPPGDLYNPFNPAPPIHWERGYRMGVPQSTSLDKITSTLLELVARKK from the exons AAAGAGGACCACCTGGTTTCTACTG GACGGGTTACCAGGGATCATGAGTTACCAGATTTCACGGATATCAAACACTACCTCAAATACCTGAAACTTGATGAGCCAATCATCG GTTTGAGTCTTCTGGCGGAGGTGGAGCCAGTCTCCCATGACCGTCAGCCTGGCCCCAGATACATCTGCAGATTATGCGATCTGGAGGCATCCTTACCCAACATGGTCAATCATTTAATTGGTCGCAGACATCGACAGAATTACCTG GATACGAAAAGGAAAGACTTGGTGACATGGGACAGTACCAATGCCCTGGCTCAATCAGGGAAGGCTTTACGAGCCAAGGCGGAGATTGTGGAAAGAGAGAATGGGCAAGGAAGTCCAAAG CCTTTGAAGAAAAAACAAAATGTGGGCAAATTGAACATTTCCAGAG TTCCCCCGAAAGAAAGAGGGGCCAAGAATCAGCCAAAACCAACACTTTCTCATCCATCAGACATGAGGCGGGAAGGACACCTGCATCCAGGGAGGATGGATTTCCCGGACGAGGAGTACCACCACAGAGGAGGCCGTCCTGAAGATGATCTATATAGACCTCCCTTCCATGAAGACGATCCTTACTTATTGTCCGGGGCGGTTCGAGAGGTCTACCTGAGGGGAGGAGACCCCAGTCTGCGTGGTTATGAGGAAGACGAGTTTCGTAGAGCAGGCTATTATGAAGATGACCTTCGTAGACGGGAGTTTATGGAGGATGATCTTCGTAGAAGGGATCACTACCTTGAAGAACAAATCCATGGTCAGGATTATTTGGAGGACATGCGTAGACGAGAGTTCTTTGAGGAGGGCGTTACAAGGCCAGGCCACCAAGAGGAAATCCCTCATCGCCACGCATACCCTGAAGAACCTCCACGTTGGAGTGTCTACCCGGAGAATGATCCCCTCAAACAGTTCTATTCTGATGAGGTTCTCCGTAGAACATTTCATGCTGCTGAAGCTTCTAAGGAGTGGGCCTTTCGAGAAGATGAAACACCACATGGGAGGAGCTATCCTCATGTCCCGGCCTATCCGCAGGAATTTCCTCCTGAACGTGCCTATCCTGACAAAGCTCCTCTCTGCTTTGAACACGACCATGGAAGGGCAGCCCACGGACCATCTGTACATGAAGACCCTTACTCCGAGGATCCCCGTAGAAGTGGATACCTTGAGGAGGCGCAACGCAGGGCGTACCCTGAGGAACAACATGGGCCAGCCTATCCAGAAGGCAACCCTCATAGGCTATCTCTCGACAGGGATCCAAACGGCGGTGACTACCCTAAGGGGCCAGATGGGCAAGGAGCTGCTGACGAAGACTTGAGGTCCCTAGATGACGGGACTCAACCAATGGACTTAGAGAGTGAAGGCAGCGAGGAGAATTTGTTTGAACTTGTCGAGACCATTCATCAGGAGGGGAGGGGTCCGCAGCATCCAGAGACAAAGCGAGGGAGAATTTGTTTGAACTTGTCGAGACCACCAGGCATGAGGGGGACTCCTCAGAGGCCagcagagggaggcagagtgagAACAGAGATCCCCGAACCTTTCCGGCGCTTCCTGGAAGGAGCCACAGATGACCACAAGAGCCCCGGGAAACGGAAGAGAAAGAGCAGGTTCTCCGATGCCACAGAACAGGAGCCGGATGTGTTGAAGTTCAT GCAAGCTGATGACAATAGAAGGTCAGAACCTTTTGCCAAGCCACAG GGTGCTTATCAAGGAGTAGCAGGCTCCAGACCGATGGCAGAGGCAACTCCAGAAACTGGGAATGTTTTGGATGTACTG AATAACATACAGGTTGAGAATGTGGAAGAGGCCAACTTCCTGAAGGACAAGCTGTGTAACCTTCTGAAAGAGTTCCAAGACAAAAAATCTGAGAAGACGGCGGTAATGCCTGCG TACAAAAGCCTACATCCAACAGTAATTTCCAAAGAATATAATCACATGAGTGAGGATCACCTGGAAAATCCCAGAGACGACTATGAAAGAAACTACAGAGAAGTGCAAGAGGAGAGATATTACGAAGGCCATCCTCCCAGACACTCAAAGGAACGCTCACAGGAGCACTACACTCCAGAGACCCTACAGGACCCTTACAGAGACACGGACatgagaatggagaggagagctcAATATGAAG AGGTCTTTGGGCATGTTGAGATGTACTCACAATCTCATGCTCGTCCAGAGGGGCCGATGGCATACCCCCACGAGGGGTATCATGGGCCGATGTACCCTCATGATTACCCACCTCCAGGAGATCTTTACAATCCATTCAATCCTGCACCCCCAATACACTGGGAGCGGGGGTACAGGATGGGTGTCCCTCAGTCCACCAGCCTAGACAAAATCACCTCCACTCTCCTGGAGCTTGTGGCAAGGAAAAAGTGA